AGCAAGCCCAGCCCCCACCTGCAAAAAGCCATGGAAAAGTTGGAAGCCCTAGGATTCAAGCCATACATGCTCCAAAGCCAAAAATACAACATAGAAAAGCTAAACGAGGTCGGCAAAACCGAAGTTATAAAAATACTAACCGAACTTTCAGAGAAAGGCGCCATCCCCAGAAAAAGAATCATATCCACAAGCGAAGCCTACCCAAGCCACAAAGAATTCAAAGAAAAAATAGAAAAGCTAAACAGTGAAGGGCTAGCAAAAGCGCTGAAAAAGCTAAGCTTCCTAACACAGACAAAAGTTTACCTTTTCTGGGCTAAAGACTGGCTTAACGCCGGGAAGCAGCCCAATCTTGGCGTAAAACCTTCTCCACATAAAACTTAGATATTAAATCAGCGTCAAGTCCCATGTCTTCCTCAATCTTCCGAAAAACCTCACGCCCCAAAACCTGCAAAGCCCGCAGCCGCCTCTCAAAATCCATCAGTGAAAGCTCACCAGTCCCTAGAGCCTCCCTAATCAGCCTACTATAATTTTTCGGCAGCCACTTTAGGCTGTATGAGTGGAAAAGCCTCCATTTTGGCGCCGGCCAAAACTCCTTGTTTAAAGCGAATATTAACCTAATCAATAACTCAACCCCATAGTTTAGACAGTAATGGGCACTTGTTAAATCACCCCTCTTAATCCAAACTTCAGCCACCGTGCTGGAACCCTTCCTAACAGGGCAGCAGTACCATTTTAAGTACTCAGCACAAACCACAACGCGTTTCTTCCAAAAATTTTCCGAAACTTTCAATTTCTCATCCAAAACTTTTTTAGCTTCCCCTTCTGGGTCGAAAACTATTTTGGCTTTCAAGAACTCCCATCTATCCGCATCATCCCAACTATACGCCTTGAAATCCTCAATAAAATGAATTTCAAAGTCTATTTCAATGCGGTGGCGACGTTCTGCATCCCGCCAAATCCCGACCAGCTTCCTCTTCAAGTCTTCATCCCTATTTTTAAGAAGCACTAAGACATCTAAGTCTGAGAACTCGTCGGCAAAGCCCCTAGCCAAACCACCTAGAAAAAGGATGCCAGCCACACCTTTATGGGCTGCTATTTGGGAGGCAAAATCAGCCGCAACCCTTCTAAAACGGGCTATGCGATTTATCCCCTTGAGTTTCACAACCATTTTCCGAAGCAACCAACTGTTAGTTTCTATTTGAATTTTTGATTCATAAAGCCTTTTTGAAACCAGCTCCATTTTAGCCTTGAATGGCGACGCGGGGCATTCTAATTGAAGGCGGAATCGGCAATAGTTGTAGCCGTTGCAGCCTGCATCTTCCTAACCTTCTACTTTTCATACTTGTCTCTTCAAGCCTTCAACGACGCCTTTAAAAAGCAGTTTATTTTACTTGCCTTATCATCCCTTCTAACTGGAGCAATAATGTTCGGCTGCCTCGTCATCTATCTTGGAATAAAGAAGATTTTCATAAAAGCAGAGCTAAGCGGGATCCAAAAAACACAAGAAAGCGAAGACTAACCGTTAAGCCTCTAATGCCAAATTTTTTATTCTAAAGCCTATGATTACGCTGATTGGTGAAAATCGTGGCTGTGGAAGTTTTGAAGGAAAGCCTCAAAAAACATGTGGAAGGCTACGTGGAACTGCGATACCATAAAAGACAAGCCTTCAACATTTCCGTTAAAGATGGAAAAATTGACACGCTGAACAGCGGAGCCGTTGAAGGCGCATGTGCAAGGGTTCTCATAGATGGAAGCTGGGGTTTCACCTCCTCAACAACGCTTGAGAAAGAGAAAATTGCTAAAATGTTGAAAGATGCGTCTTCCCTCGCCAAGTCCTCAAAGCCCAAAAAGAAACGCGTCGTGAAACTTGCGAGCCTAAAACCATACGTGGACAAGTATGAAACTCCAATGAAGAAAGATCCTGGAAAAGTGGACAAAGAAGAACTTGTCAGCCTAGTCATAGACGTGGATAAAGCCGTTAGGGATTTCTCCAAAACAATAGTTTCTGATACCGTAACCTTCAACATTGTCGACGATAACCTAACCTTCATAAGCTCAGAAGGCTCCGAAATTCATCAGCGGATAGTGCGGTGCTTTGGAAGCGTAATGGTTGTCGCCAAAGAAAAGGGAAACATTGCCTCCGCCTATGAGAGCATTGGTGAACAATCTGGATTAGAGGTTTTGGAGAAAACGCCGTTAATGAATGCTGGTTTAACAGCTGCTGAGAGGGCAAGCAAACTTGTTTCGGCAAAAGTGGCGCCCGCCGGATATCATCAAGTAATCCTTGAAAACCGCATTGTTGGGTTATTAGCCCATGAAGCTGTTGGACACTGTGCAGAGGCAGACCTTGTTTTCGGCGGAAGCTTCCTAGCCAACAAGATAGGCGAGAAGGTTGCCTCTGAAAAGGTAACATTAGTCGATGATGGAATATTCCCAAACGGTTTTGGAACAATGAAGTATGACGATGAGGGTGTGCCAACGCAGAAAACAGTTATAATAGAGAAAGGCGTCTGCAGAAGTTTTTTGCACTCCCGTGAAACAGCCCAACACTTTGGGGTCAACCCAACGGGAAACGCCCGTGCATGGACTTTTGAATACGACCCAATCATAAGGATGAGGAACACCTACATTGAAAAAGGCGATTACACATTAGAGGAGCTTGCAGAAGACATAAAAGAGGGCTTCTTCCTAAAGGGCGGACTTGCTGGGCAAGCCGACTTCAACGGAGAATTCATGTTCGGTACACAAGAAGCGGTGAGAATAAGGAATGGCGAATTCGCCGAATCTTTCCGAGGAGTTACAATAAGCGGAAACGCCTTCGAAGTCTTAAAAAACGTAGACGCCGTAGGCAAAGACTTTGCAATGCGCACCGGCTTATGTGGCAAAGAACAAGTAAACTATGTTGGCATAGGCGGTCCGAGCCTAAGAACAAAAGTTTTGATGGGGGGAACCAAATGAGCCTTCTAGATTTTGCAGAATTAGCCGTTAAAACATGTCGGAAACTCGGGGCAGACGAGGCTGAAGCCTTCATTCAAAACCAGCAGATAGTGGAAGTTGTCTTGGAAAGGGCTGAAATCCAGAATGAACGCTTCAAAACCCAAAGCGGCATAGGTATACGAGTAATAAAAGACAAGAGGCTTGGATTCGCCTTCGCATCGAAACTCTCAAAAGAAAGCATAGAGGAAACCTGCAAAACCGCAGTAAGCTTGGCAAAGGTTTCTGTGCCAAACCCTGAATGGGTTTCACTTCCAACAAAGGAGAGGCTTCCAAAAACTCCAGAGGGCATATACGATCCAGAGATTGCCAACATAAGCGGGGAAAAAATGCTGAGCCTAGTCATTAACGCTTATGATGCAGCAAAAGGCTATGACAAACGCGTGGACATTGACGACGGAAAGTTCTCCGCAATCCTAAACGAAATAGCAGTCGCCAATTCCCACGGAGTTGAAGCTCAAGAAAAAACAACCCGTATAGAGGGATATTTAGTCTGCGTGGCGAAGGAACACGGCGAAACGTCAAGCATGGCATACGAATATGACGCCTCCACAATGCTGGGGGAATTTTCACCAGAAAAAGTTGGAAGAACAGCCGCAGAAAAGGCCCTATCCTCCCTCCATCCAAAGACAATTGAATCCTTCACCGGAAAAGTCATATTAGACTCAGATCCAGCCTCCTTCATACTGCTTTACCCAATTATTAGCAGCGTGAACGCCGACAACGTGCAAAGGGGAAGAAGCCTATGGGCTGAAAAAATCGGCGAAAAAGTGGCGGCGCCAAAACTTACGGTTTTTGATGACGGTTTGATGCCGAAGGGAATAGGCTCCCTAAACTTCGATTTTGAAGGTGTCCCAAGACAGAAAACGCCAATAATAACGCGTGGCAAACTTGAAAGCTTCATACACAACTCCTACACAGCAAATAAGGAAGGAAGAAAATCAACCGGAAACGCTTATAGAGAAGGTTACACTATGCTTCCAACAGTGGCGCCTTCAAACCTCGTGGTCAAAGCCGGGAGAAAGAGGCTTGAAGAGCTCATAGCCGAAGTTGACAAGGGCATAATTGTCCGACGCTTTAGCGGCAACGTCCGACCGGACAGCGGAGAATTCTCAGGAATAGCCAAACAAGCAAGCTACATAGAAAAAGGACAAATCAAACATGCACTAGGAGAGACTATGATTTCGGGCAACGCTTTCCAAGCACTACACGACATAATCGAAATAGGATGCGAAATTCGCCCAACAGAAATACGCGCCTATACGCCGCCAATACTCGTGGGCAACATCCACATAATCTCAAAACAATAACTCGCCTTTAGGCCATGTCCCAAATAAAATCTTCAATCTCGCCGAAGGACAGATACAGGAACTTTAAGCTTTGAAGAAACTCTTTGAAAACTTAGTTTCAGCCTCTGGGGCCGTTTCTTTGTGAAAAGACTCTAAAAAGACAAGAGCCAAGGCGCAAAAGCCTTCGCCAAAACAAGTATTATGAAGGAGGAAAGGGGCACAGTAACATTATCATCTATCGGATTTGACTCAAAATGCTCAATAAAAGAGGCTACGGCCCCAGCTATAACCCCAGCCCCGCCTAAAACGGCGCCTACCGGTATGGAGAAGGAAGCCATAGCCAAGTTTCCCCACCAAGACTTCGTCCTCCTCTTGTAAAGGATGTTCCGTACAATGCCAGTTATGGCATCCCCAACAGACATAAAAATAACTGGGAGCACCCCAAACCAAAAGCTTCCCTCGCCAGAAATAAGCCAGCCGAGGGTTATCACGACACCCCACATAATGCAGAAAGAAACTTCATAGGCATTCTCCTCCGTTTGGAACCAGTACATAAGCTTGCCACGCCTATGAGGCACGTAGAGGAAAACAGCCAGAAGCATAGCCATGGCAAACGGAAAAAGTGGCGTCTTAAAAATGAAGGGCACAAGAAAAGCCACAACCCCGCCAGTTAAAATGTGAATAATCTTACGGTTATAATAAACCGCCACGTAATGCTGCACACCCCGCCCGGTCAAAAAGCCATAAAGCCTCTTAGTCAAAAATTCAGCTACAAAGATAACCCAAACAAAAAGCATAACAGTGGCAATAGCCTCCCCAACAGATACCATATAATAACATTTTCCTTAGGCAATATAAAAAATTGATGCTTAAAAACGTAAAAGATGGGCCGGGCCGGACTCATACCAAAACGGGTTCAAGTCTTTAGTCTTTAATTTTACAATAGTTGAGCAGGTTGCCTTATGCATTTTCCATTGATTTATCCATTGTTGTGATTTTAATGTTCTTGGGCAGAAATAGTTACTGGTGTTGTGTTTGGGGTGGTCAGATGATGTGAATTTAACAAGTTTTCTTTCGGTTTTGAAGACTAGCACCCGCAATGTTTATGGCCGAGGGTTAAAGCTTTTTGAACAGTTTTATGCTGACTATGGGTCTTTGAGAGTCTGGATCGAGTTGAGCGGGATAGGCTTTTGCCTAGACGCGAAAGGAGGCGCATAGCCACTGAAGTTTTGAATGGTTTTGTGGTTTGGCTTAGTGGTCGAGGC
This sequence is a window from Candidatus Bathyarchaeia archaeon. Protein-coding genes within it:
- a CDS encoding TldD/PmbA family protein; translated protein: MKIVAVEVLKESLKKHVEGYVELRYHKRQAFNISVKDGKIDTLNSGAVEGACARVLIDGSWGFTSSTTLEKEKIAKMLKDASSLAKSSKPKKKRVVKLASLKPYVDKYETPMKKDPGKVDKEELVSLVIDVDKAVRDFSKTIVSDTVTFNIVDDNLTFISSEGSEIHQRIVRCFGSVMVVAKEKGNIASAYESIGEQSGLEVLEKTPLMNAGLTAAERASKLVSAKVAPAGYHQVILENRIVGLLAHEAVGHCAEADLVFGGSFLANKIGEKVASEKVTLVDDGIFPNGFGTMKYDDEGVPTQKTVIIEKGVCRSFLHSRETAQHFGVNPTGNARAWTFEYDPIIRMRNTYIEKGDYTLEELAEDIKEGFFLKGGLAGQADFNGEFMFGTQEAVRIRNGEFAESFRGVTISGNAFEVLKNVDAVGKDFAMRTGLCGKEQVNYVGIGGPSLRTKVLMGGTK
- a CDS encoding nucleotidyltransferase domain-containing protein → MVVKLKGINRIARFRRVAADFASQIAAHKGVAGILFLGGLARGFADEFSDLDVLVLLKNRDEDLKRKLVGIWRDAERRHRIEIDFEIHFIEDFKAYSWDDADRWEFLKAKIVFDPEGEAKKVLDEKLKVSENFWKKRVVVCAEYLKWYCCPVRKGSSTVAEVWIKRGDLTSAHYCLNYGVELLIRLIFALNKEFWPAPKWRLFHSYSLKWLPKNYSRLIREALGTGELSLMDFERRLRALQVLGREVFRKIEEDMGLDADLISKFYVEKVLRQDWAASRR
- a CDS encoding dolichol kinase; amino-acid sequence: MVSVGEAIATVMLFVWVIFVAEFLTKRLYGFLTGRGVQHYVAVYYNRKIIHILTGGVVAFLVPFIFKTPLFPFAMAMLLAVFLYVPHRRGKLMYWFQTEENAYEVSFCIMWGVVITLGWLISGEGSFWFGVLPVIFMSVGDAITGIVRNILYKRRTKSWWGNLAMASFSIPVGAVLGGAGVIAGAVASFIEHFESNPIDDNVTVPLSSFIILVLAKAFAPWLLSF
- a CDS encoding TldD/PmbA family protein, whose product is MSLLDFAELAVKTCRKLGADEAEAFIQNQQIVEVVLERAEIQNERFKTQSGIGIRVIKDKRLGFAFASKLSKESIEETCKTAVSLAKVSVPNPEWVSLPTKERLPKTPEGIYDPEIANISGEKMLSLVINAYDAAKGYDKRVDIDDGKFSAILNEIAVANSHGVEAQEKTTRIEGYLVCVAKEHGETSSMAYEYDASTMLGEFSPEKVGRTAAEKALSSLHPKTIESFTGKVILDSDPASFILLYPIISSVNADNVQRGRSLWAEKIGEKVAAPKLTVFDDGLMPKGIGSLNFDFEGVPRQKTPIITRGKLESFIHNSYTANKEGRKSTGNAYREGYTMLPTVAPSNLVVKAGRKRLEELIAEVDKGIIVRRFSGNVRPDSGEFSGIAKQASYIEKGQIKHALGETMISGNAFQALHDIIEIGCEIRPTEIRAYTPPILVGNIHIISKQ